A single region of the Nisaea sediminum genome encodes:
- a CDS encoding fatty acid desaturase: MPEWLLPLAGAPLVAWHASYQHEAIHGHPTRIGWLNATLAGLPLMLWVPYGIYRDSHLKHHENEFLTDPIEDPESFYASRGQWALYSTPRRLLHRAVNTLAGRLVIGPLFVGALFLCREAMAFLRGRGRWKAWGLHVAGVAVLLVWLLLVCGMPLWTYILCFAYPGTGLLLLRSFAEHHAAREPEGRTAIVEAEKPFALLFLNNNLHVAHHTRPGMPWYRLPEYEVVRRLGASTAGERVYRGYREIARRWLFRVKESPVHPYR; this comes from the coding sequence ATGCCGGAATGGCTTCTCCCGCTCGCTGGAGCGCCTCTCGTTGCCTGGCATGCGAGTTACCAGCACGAAGCGATCCACGGCCATCCGACGCGGATCGGCTGGCTCAATGCCACGCTTGCGGGCCTGCCGCTCATGCTCTGGGTGCCTTACGGGATTTACCGCGACAGTCATCTGAAGCATCACGAGAACGAGTTTCTTACCGACCCGATCGAGGATCCCGAGTCGTTTTACGCATCGCGCGGGCAGTGGGCGCTTTATTCGACGCCGCGTCGTCTCCTGCATCGCGCGGTGAACACGCTCGCGGGAAGGCTGGTGATCGGGCCGCTGTTCGTCGGCGCGCTCTTCCTTTGCCGCGAAGCGATGGCCTTTCTACGCGGCAGAGGACGCTGGAAGGCATGGGGACTGCATGTCGCCGGCGTCGCAGTCCTGCTCGTCTGGCTCCTGCTGGTCTGCGGGATGCCGCTCTGGACCTACATCCTCTGCTTCGCCTATCCGGGCACCGGGCTCCTGCTGCTGCGTTCCTTCGCCGAACATCACGCGGCGCGCGAGCCGGAAGGCCGGACCGCGATCGTGGAGGCGGAAAAGCCGTTCGCGCTGCTGTTCCTGAACAACAATCTGCATGTCGCGCATCACACCAGGCCGGGAATGCCCTGGTACCGCCTGCCGGAATACGAGGTGGTCCGGCGCCTGGGCGCCTCCACTGCGGGCGAACGTGTCTATCGGGGATATCGAGAGATTGCCCGGCGCTGGCTCTTCCGGGTGAAGGAAAGCCCGGTGCATCCCTACCGTTGA
- a CDS encoding trimethylamine methyltransferase family protein: MAEARSRTRRRERTRNRPGGDSADNRIRQAPWRHLRSPYPPLPLISEDQLEAIHAASLRILSEIGIDFLDPDARTRLKQHGAHVTEGSERVRFDPEMVLEYIAKAPSEFTLYGGRPERDLTFGANNINFCCIASAPFCSDLEGGRRDGNYADFNNFCRLTQSANIVHMFGGYPVEPIDLPPATRHLDCHYSFLTLSDKVHHAYSLGRQRPSDAIDMLCIARGETRDSIAERPGMHTIINTSSPLRVDTPMLQGLTEMSAHGQAVCVTPFTLSGAMSPVTIAGALAQQNAEALAVIAFTQMVRPGAPVIYGGFTSNVDMRSGAPAFGTPEYAKAALVGGQLARKYGLPYRSTNANASNAPDAQAAWESMMSLWPVMLGHTNMVMHAAGWLEGGLTASFEKFVIDLELLQGMAAFLDPLEVSDATLALDAIRDVGPGGHFFGTAHTLERYETAFYEPLLSDWRNFESWEEAGSMDATTRANRVYRAMLETYEAPEIDPAVDEELKAYIAKRRENPGIEQ; the protein is encoded by the coding sequence ATGGCAGAAGCCCGCAGCCGGACGAGACGGCGCGAACGCACGCGGAACCGCCCGGGCGGCGATAGCGCGGACAACCGGATCCGTCAGGCCCCGTGGCGGCATCTCCGCTCGCCTTACCCGCCTCTGCCGCTGATCTCGGAAGACCAGCTCGAAGCAATCCATGCCGCCTCTCTCCGCATCCTGAGCGAGATCGGGATCGATTTTCTGGATCCGGACGCCCGTACCCGTCTGAAGCAGCATGGCGCGCATGTGACGGAAGGATCGGAACGCGTCCGCTTCGACCCGGAAATGGTCCTCGAATACATCGCCAAGGCGCCTTCCGAATTCACCCTTTATGGCGGACGGCCGGAGCGGGACCTCACCTTCGGCGCGAACAACATCAATTTCTGCTGCATCGCCAGCGCCCCTTTCTGCAGTGACCTCGAAGGCGGACGGCGCGACGGCAATTACGCCGACTTCAATAATTTCTGCCGTCTGACCCAGAGCGCGAACATCGTCCATATGTTCGGCGGTTATCCGGTCGAGCCGATCGACCTGCCGCCGGCGACCCGGCACCTCGACTGCCACTATTCCTTTCTGACGCTCTCGGACAAGGTGCACCACGCCTATTCCCTTGGCCGCCAGCGACCGTCCGACGCCATCGACATGCTCTGCATCGCCCGCGGCGAGACCCGGGACAGCATCGCCGAGCGGCCCGGCATGCACACCATCATCAACACCTCCTCGCCGCTCCGCGTCGACACGCCCATGCTTCAGGGCCTGACGGAAATGAGCGCGCACGGTCAGGCGGTCTGCGTCACGCCCTTCACGCTCTCAGGCGCCATGAGCCCGGTGACCATCGCCGGCGCCCTCGCGCAGCAGAATGCCGAAGCGCTTGCCGTCATCGCCTTCACCCAGATGGTTCGACCCGGCGCCCCGGTGATCTATGGCGGCTTCACATCGAACGTGGACATGCGCAGCGGCGCGCCCGCCTTCGGCACGCCGGAATATGCCAAGGCCGCCCTTGTCGGCGGCCAGCTCGCGCGCAAATACGGCCTACCCTACCGCTCGACCAACGCCAACGCGTCGAACGCGCCGGACGCGCAGGCGGCCTGGGAATCGATGATGTCGCTCTGGCCGGTCATGCTCGGCCACACCAACATGGTGATGCACGCGGCCGGCTGGCTCGAAGGCGGGCTCACCGCGTCCTTCGAGAAATTCGTCATCGATCTCGAGCTTCTGCAGGGCATGGCCGCCTTCCTCGATCCGCTCGAGGTTTCGGACGCGACGCTCGCCCTCGACGCCATTCGGGACGTGGGTCCGGGAGGGCATTTCTTCGGCACGGCGCACACGCTGGAACGCTACGAGACGGCTTTCTACGAACCGCTGCTTTCCGATTGGCGTAATTTCGAGAGCTGGGAGGAAGCCGGCAGCATGGATGCGACGACGCGGGCGAACCGGGTCTATCGGGCCATGCTGGAAACCTACGAGGCGCCGGAGATCGATCCGGCGGTCGACGAGGAACTGAAAGCCTACATCGCGAAGCGGCGGGAGAACCCGGGCATCGAGCAGTAG
- a CDS encoding helix-turn-helix domain-containing protein has product MNGNDDPNFRVTNNNAIDVHVGRRVRLRRTLLGMSQEQLGEALNITFQQVQKYERGSNRISASRLWDIAQILDVPVSFFFDDMTDDTAANSPRKVRGGSVTAEYEEKPNDPMARRETLELVRAYYNITNVGVRKRITEMVKSVSQALPGNV; this is encoded by the coding sequence ATGAATGGCAATGACGACCCGAACTTTCGCGTGACCAACAACAACGCGATCGACGTCCATGTCGGACGCCGGGTCCGGTTGCGCCGTACTCTTCTTGGCATGAGCCAGGAACAGCTGGGTGAGGCGCTTAACATTACCTTTCAGCAGGTCCAGAAATACGAGCGCGGCTCCAACCGCATCAGCGCGTCCCGTCTCTGGGACATCGCTCAGATTCTCGATGTCCCCGTCAGCTTTTTCTTCGACGACATGACGGACGACACCGCCGCCAACTCCCCGCGCAAGGTGCGCGGCGGATCGGTGACAGCGGAATACGAAGAGAAGCCGAACGATCCGATGGCGCGGCGCGAGACCCTTGAGCTCGTTCGTGCGTACTACAACATCACCAATGTCGGCGTGCGCAAGCGCATCACCGAGATGGTGAAGTCCGTTTCCCAGGCTCTGCCGGGCAACGTCTGA
- a CDS encoding dipeptide ABC transporter ATP-binding protein, producing the protein MTEPILEISNLSISFFVRAGEIPAVMDFSCKVMPGEAMGLVGESGCGKSTVALGIMRDLSNRGKITAGSIKFKGRELTNMSEKDLRKIRGSEIAMVYQEPMASLNPAMRVGRQLMEVPMVHAGASVDEAYDLALEMLQAVRLPDPERMMDSYPHQLSGGQQQRIVIAMALLSKPALLLMDEPTTALDVTVEAGIVDLVKELGNRFGTSMLFISHNLGLILETCDRITVMYSGEAVETGSVKDVFDRMRHPYTQGLFRSIPLPGADKYAQPLVAIPGQLPLPHERPDGCNFGPRCSYFEAGKCDAGDIRMIDTGMADAHFSRCVRVSEIDWDAPLKHENTVEATKPGETILRIDGLKKYYEVAANQMFGGGETRVVKANEEITFDAREAETVAIVGESGCGKSTLAKILLGLETATEGTVSLNNTEIGSTDIGDRDTNTISSIQMVFQNPFDTLNPSHSVGSQIVRTLERFGIGKTPKERENRMLELLDLVKLPREFAKRMPRQLSGGQKQRIGVARAFAGAPKVVVADEPVSALDVSVQAAVTELLMDIQRSSRTTMLFISHDLSVVRYIADRVIVMYLGHIVEQGTTEEVFAPPYHPYTEALLSAIPIADTKVKKKHIVLDGDIPSAMNPPSGCPFQTRCPHKHEVPGNRCETELPESRAIDGGHRIKCHLADEILRNMEPVVALG; encoded by the coding sequence ATGACCGAACCGATCCTCGAGATCTCGAACCTCTCGATCTCCTTCTTCGTCCGCGCGGGGGAGATCCCGGCAGTCATGGACTTCTCCTGCAAGGTGATGCCCGGCGAGGCGATGGGGCTGGTCGGCGAGTCCGGCTGCGGCAAGTCGACCGTCGCCCTCGGGATCATGCGCGACCTCTCGAACCGCGGGAAAATCACCGCCGGCTCGATCAAGTTCAAGGGGCGCGAGCTGACCAACATGAGCGAGAAGGACCTGCGCAAGATCCGCGGTTCCGAAATCGCCATGGTCTACCAGGAGCCGATGGCGAGCCTGAACCCGGCGATGCGGGTCGGCCGCCAGCTCATGGAAGTGCCGATGGTGCATGCGGGCGCCTCGGTCGACGAAGCCTACGACCTGGCGCTGGAGATGTTGCAGGCGGTTCGCCTGCCGGATCCGGAACGGATGATGGATTCCTATCCGCACCAGCTTTCCGGCGGACAGCAGCAGCGCATCGTCATCGCCATGGCGCTGCTCTCGAAGCCGGCCCTGCTGCTGATGGACGAGCCGACCACCGCGCTAGACGTCACGGTCGAGGCCGGCATCGTCGACCTGGTCAAGGAGCTGGGAAATCGCTTCGGCACCTCGATGCTGTTCATCTCACACAATCTCGGCCTCATCCTCGAGACCTGCGACCGGATCACGGTGATGTATTCGGGCGAGGCCGTGGAGACCGGCAGCGTGAAGGACGTGTTCGACCGGATGCGTCATCCCTATACCCAGGGCCTGTTCCGCTCGATCCCGCTGCCCGGTGCGGACAAATATGCCCAGCCTCTGGTCGCCATTCCGGGTCAGCTTCCGCTGCCGCACGAGCGCCCTGACGGCTGCAATTTCGGTCCGCGTTGTTCCTATTTCGAGGCCGGGAAGTGCGATGCGGGCGATATCAGAATGATCGATACCGGGATGGCCGACGCACATTTCTCCAGATGCGTCCGGGTCTCCGAAATCGACTGGGACGCACCTCTCAAGCACGAGAACACCGTCGAAGCAACGAAACCCGGGGAGACGATTCTCCGCATAGACGGCTTGAAGAAATATTACGAGGTCGCGGCGAACCAGATGTTCGGCGGCGGCGAGACCCGCGTGGTCAAGGCGAACGAGGAGATCACCTTCGATGCGCGCGAAGCGGAGACCGTCGCCATCGTCGGCGAGTCCGGCTGCGGCAAGTCCACGCTCGCCAAGATCCTGCTCGGCCTTGAGACGGCAACTGAAGGGACTGTTTCCCTCAACAACACGGAGATCGGCAGCACCGACATCGGAGACCGCGACACCAACACCATCAGCTCGATCCAGATGGTGTTCCAGAACCCCTTCGACACATTGAATCCGAGTCACTCGGTCGGCTCCCAGATCGTCCGCACGCTCGAGCGCTTCGGCATCGGAAAGACGCCGAAAGAGCGCGAGAACCGAATGCTGGAATTGCTCGACCTGGTGAAGCTTCCGCGCGAATTCGCCAAGCGGATGCCCCGCCAGCTCTCCGGCGGACAGAAGCAGCGGATCGGCGTCGCCCGGGCCTTCGCCGGCGCCCCGAAAGTGGTGGTCGCGGACGAACCGGTCTCGGCCCTCGACGTCTCGGTGCAGGCGGCGGTGACCGAACTGCTGATGGATATCCAGCGCTCGTCACGGACGACGATGCTGTTCATCAGCCACGACCTCTCGGTGGTGCGCTATATCGCCGACCGGGTGATCGTCATGTATCTCGGCCATATCGTCGAACAGGGCACGACGGAAGAGGTCTTCGCGCCGCCCTATCACCCGTATACGGAGGCTTTGCTCTCGGCGATACCGATCGCGGACACGAAGGTGAAGAAGAAGCATATCGTGCTTGACGGCGACATCCCGTCGGCGATGAACCCTCCGAGCGGCTGCCCCTTCCAGACCCGATGCCCACACAAGCACGAAGTCCCCGGCAATCGCTGCGAGACGGAACTGCCGGAAAGCCGTGCGATCGACGGCGGACACCGTATCAAGTGCCACCTCGCGGACGAGATCCTGCGGAACATGGAACCGGTGGTCGCGCTCGGCTGA
- a CDS encoding ABC transporter permease, with protein MLEYIGFFDIWATVTARFWPVWLSLAVILGASYHFRRSLNLYGRLFDSRIGMVGLVIVLFWILTAIFADVVAMFDPLQQFAMLKRKAPGVIDAETGKALLFGADNLGRDLFSRMVHGSRFVLVIAPAATLFAFIVGITIGLPAGYYGGKIDAFMSFLANLVLAFPVILLFYLLVTPGIRETPIPIAMAGFFFIFPIIFFGVLFYSRYATRPALLAVQLVGTFLVGGWLYSGLVFNADPLRIITLAPNELNIFASVVFVNSPTVFRIVRGITMDIKTRDYVAAAQTRGENAWYIMLWEILPNARGPLIVDACLRIGYTTILLGTLGFFGLGLAPESPDWGSMINQTRAFIRIVPTIALPPTLALAMFVLGLNLLADGLREQSLKD; from the coding sequence ATGTTGGAATATATCGGTTTCTTCGACATCTGGGCGACTGTCACCGCCCGCTTCTGGCCGGTCTGGCTTTCCCTCGCCGTGATCCTCGGCGCGAGCTATCACTTCCGCCGGAGCCTCAACCTCTATGGCCGCCTGTTCGACAGCCGGATCGGCATGGTCGGGCTCGTCATCGTGCTGTTCTGGATCCTGACGGCGATCTTCGCGGATGTCGTCGCAATGTTCGATCCGCTGCAGCAGTTCGCCATGCTGAAACGGAAGGCTCCCGGCGTGATCGATGCCGAGACCGGCAAGGCGCTGCTGTTCGGAGCCGACAATCTCGGCCGCGACCTGTTCAGCCGGATGGTCCACGGTTCCCGTTTCGTTCTGGTGATCGCGCCGGCGGCGACGCTCTTCGCCTTCATCGTCGGGATCACCATCGGCCTTCCGGCAGGATATTACGGCGGAAAGATCGATGCGTTCATGTCGTTTCTCGCGAACCTCGTGCTCGCCTTTCCGGTGATCCTGCTCTTCTATCTTCTGGTCACGCCCGGCATCCGCGAGACCCCGATCCCGATCGCCATGGCCGGGTTCTTCTTCATCTTCCCGATCATCTTCTTCGGCGTCCTGTTCTACAGCCGCTACGCGACACGGCCGGCTCTGCTTGCCGTGCAGTTGGTCGGAACATTTCTGGTCGGCGGCTGGCTCTATTCCGGCCTGGTCTTCAATGCCGATCCGCTCAGGATCATCACGCTGGCGCCGAACGAGCTGAACATCTTCGCTTCCGTCGTCTTTGTGAACTCACCGACCGTGTTCCGCATCGTCCGCGGCATCACCATGGACATCAAGACACGGGACTACGTGGCGGCGGCCCAGACCCGCGGCGAGAATGCCTGGTACATCATGCTCTGGGAGATTCTGCCGAATGCCCGCGGGCCGCTGATCGTCGATGCCTGCCTGCGCATCGGCTACACCACCATCCTGCTCGGCACCCTCGGCTTCTTCGGCCTCGGCCTTGCGCCGGAAAGTCCGGACTGGGGGTCGATGATCAACCAGACCCGCGCCTTCATCCGGATCGTGCCGACCATCGCCCTGCCCCCGACCCTGGCGCTCGCCATGTTCGTTCTCGGCCTCAATCTTCTGGCCGACGGACTGCGCGAGCAGTCGCTGAAAGACTGA
- a CDS encoding ABC transporter permease has product MLQFILRRLAVMIVTMICLTLVVFYLVNLEPNLKKLALEQNNNRMTEEAVESWLEKEGYRRPLLERYAEWIGNAATGDFGRSTRFRKPVAEVLAPRIGYTGTLMFWVMITMVPTALIIGVLAGMREGSKTDRSLSVVSIASTATPEYVSGILFTVLFASWLGVLKGVSKAGGIDFNNFALPVMTMAIYGMGYIARMTRASMAEVMTAQYIRTARLKGLSFRAQVLRHALRNALIAPFTVIMLQFPWLLTGVVIVEKLFNYKGFGWTLVEAADNNDIDLLLSCSLVSVVVVLLTQLISDIGYAYLNPRIRVS; this is encoded by the coding sequence ATGCTGCAATTCATACTGAGACGTCTGGCGGTCATGATCGTGACGATGATCTGCCTGACGCTCGTGGTGTTCTATCTGGTCAATCTCGAGCCGAACCTGAAAAAACTCGCGCTCGAACAGAACAACAACCGCATGACCGAGGAAGCCGTCGAGAGCTGGCTGGAAAAAGAAGGCTACAGACGCCCTCTGTTGGAACGCTATGCGGAGTGGATCGGCAATGCGGCGACAGGCGATTTCGGACGCTCGACACGCTTCCGCAAGCCGGTCGCCGAAGTTCTCGCTCCGCGCATCGGCTATACCGGGACGTTGATGTTCTGGGTCATGATCACCATGGTCCCGACGGCGCTCATCATCGGCGTACTCGCAGGCATGCGCGAGGGTTCGAAGACGGACCGGAGTCTTTCGGTGGTCTCCATCGCCTCGACAGCGACACCGGAATACGTCTCGGGCATTCTCTTCACCGTTCTCTTCGCCTCCTGGCTCGGTGTCCTGAAGGGCGTATCCAAGGCCGGCGGCATCGATTTCAACAATTTCGCCCTGCCCGTCATGACAATGGCGATCTACGGCATGGGCTACATCGCGCGCATGACCCGGGCCTCCATGGCCGAGGTGATGACGGCGCAATATATCCGCACCGCGCGCCTCAAAGGCCTCTCCTTCCGCGCCCAGGTGCTGCGCCACGCACTCAGGAACGCACTGATCGCGCCCTTCACGGTGATCATGCTGCAGTTCCCCTGGCTTCTGACGGGCGTCGTGATCGTCGAAAAGCTCTTCAATTACAAAGGGTTCGGGTGGACTTTGGTGGAAGCCGCAGACAATAACGACATCGACCTGCTGCTAAGCTGTTCCCTCGTCTCCGTCGTCGTCGTGCTGCTGACGCAGCTCATTTCCGACATCGGGTACGCCTATCTCAACCCGCGCATCCGCGTAAGCTGA